The following coding sequences are from one Paenibacillus sp. FSL R5-0912 window:
- a CDS encoding ATP-grasp fold amidoligase family protein, whose translation MNYKKIIKNKSLRLKIINMFNFIPDKPIIRLQYRIKTGRKLNLKNPKRYTEKLQWYKLYYRHPLLTQCSDKYAVRQYLNKKGYEGILNELYGVYNSVDEINFDSLPHKFAIKVNNSSGTNIFINDKSLMDESAVRKQLKNWMERAKGSYGREWCYHNIKPKITIEKLIDRDSNNDLPDYKFFCFNGKVFCLYTMIDYIDDHSKGKLGFYDLAFNKIEVRRTDYSEILEKLEKPRNFEKMIEIAEDLSKEFPHVRVDFYNIDGKIIFGEFTFYNASGYTSFEPDDFDFIMGEKFILPNIIS comes from the coding sequence TTGAATTATAAAAAGATTATAAAAAATAAAAGTCTTAGGTTGAAAATAATAAATATGTTTAATTTCATTCCCGACAAACCTATTATTCGATTGCAATACCGAATAAAAACGGGTCGAAAATTAAATTTAAAAAATCCAAAACGCTACACTGAAAAGTTACAGTGGTATAAATTATACTACCGTCACCCACTCCTCACTCAATGCTCGGATAAGTATGCTGTAAGACAATATCTGAATAAAAAAGGGTATGAAGGTATTCTGAATGAATTATATGGGGTTTATAACTCTGTAGACGAAATTAATTTTGACTCCTTACCTCATAAATTTGCAATAAAAGTTAATAATTCATCAGGGACCAATATCTTTATAAATGACAAGAGCTTAATGGATGAGTCGGCAGTTAGAAAACAATTAAAGAATTGGATGGAACGAGCTAAAGGCTCCTACGGAAGGGAATGGTGCTATCACAATATAAAACCTAAAATAACTATTGAAAAGTTAATTGATAGAGATTCGAATAATGACTTGCCCGATTATAAATTTTTTTGTTTTAATGGAAAAGTATTTTGTTTGTATACAATGATAGATTATATTGATGATCACAGTAAGGGGAAACTTGGTTTTTATGATTTGGCATTTAATAAAATTGAAGTTAGAAGGACGGATTATAGTGAAATTTTGGAGAAGTTAGAAAAGCCACGGAATTTTGAAAAAATGATTGAAATTGCTGAAGATTTATCTAAGGAATTCCCCCATGTTAGGGTTGATTTTTATAATATTGATGGAAAGATAATATTTGGGGAATTCACCTTTTATAATGCAAGTGGATATACTTCTTTTGAACCAGATGATTTTGATTTTATTATGGGTGAAAAATTTATTCTTCCTAATATAATAAGTTAA
- the rfbA gene encoding glucose-1-phosphate thymidylyltransferase RfbA, with product MKGIILAGGSGTRLYPLTMVTSKQLLPVYDKPMIYYPLSTLMLAGINEILIISTPEDTPRFQSLFGDGSQFGISLQYIVQPSPDGLAQAFILGEAFIGDDSVAMILGDNIYYGNGIRKMLQRASEKAQGATVFGYHVQDPERFGVVEFNDEGKVLSVEEKPAQPKSNYAITGLYFYDNRVVEIAKNVQPSSRGELEITSINEAYLKIGELDVELLGRGFTWLDTGTHQSLVDATNFVRTIEDHQGIKIAALEEIAYINGWITKEHLLSCGQKLSKTGYGQYLIKVATGKIQY from the coding sequence ATGAAAGGCATTATCCTAGCCGGAGGCAGTGGAACCCGCCTCTACCCATTAACCATGGTAACCAGTAAACAATTGCTTCCCGTATACGACAAGCCCATGATCTATTACCCATTATCTACCTTAATGCTTGCCGGAATTAATGAGATCCTTATCATCTCCACACCTGAGGATACTCCGAGATTCCAAAGTCTATTTGGTGACGGGTCTCAGTTTGGTATTTCCCTACAATACATAGTTCAACCAAGTCCTGACGGTCTAGCTCAGGCTTTTATTTTGGGGGAAGCGTTTATTGGGGATGACTCTGTAGCTATGATTCTTGGAGATAATATTTACTACGGGAATGGAATCCGGAAAATGCTTCAGCGTGCTTCGGAGAAAGCACAAGGTGCGACTGTGTTCGGTTATCACGTACAAGATCCGGAGCGTTTCGGTGTGGTTGAATTCAACGACGAAGGTAAAGTGTTAAGCGTTGAAGAGAAGCCGGCACAGCCTAAGTCTAATTATGCGATCACTGGTCTCTACTTCTATGATAACCGTGTTGTGGAGATTGCCAAGAATGTACAGCCTTCCTCCAGAGGCGAACTTGAGATTACTTCGATTAATGAAGCCTATCTTAAGATAGGAGAGCTGGATGTTGAACTCCTGGGACGAGGTTTCACTTGGCTGGATACCGGAACTCATCAGAGCCTGGTGGATGCTACGAACTTTGTCCGGACGATTGAGGACCATCAGGGGATTAAGATTGCCGCTCTTGAAGAGATTGCATATATTAACGGGTGGATCACGAAGGAACACCTGTTAAGCTGCGGGCAGAAGCTAAGTAAGACGGGCTACGGCCAATATCTGATCAAGGTAGCTACCGGGAAGATTCAATATTAA
- a CDS encoding O-antigen polymerase — protein sequence MIFFLIFLILILMIYAYFSTGRDILSPWLISCTMYLISIIVVAINDWNIEISLKTILTIISALILFGLGELIVRYTIGNKQEEFYLTIEYSREKALEIPKYILVVTSIFMLVVLYWYFNETYRISLIGGNPGGYSMMLKYARSASATNSINTILTLLLAICMSIAYVFIFIILYNIIYFGKRTQWKIFFIPLLLFICQLTLTTGRQVFIQLISTTIIMSYILVKYKSNWRGGNTKLLYIGVFSIGIFLAGFFALGFLTNKSFLGFSTTISLYLGGSIVGLNHYLQSPFSDSSYFGGHTLFGLYSSLGQMGFDIPKLNAPLDFFLIGNNGVNIYTPLARYIQDFSFNGMLLIQFFLGVFFSSALMFVKKQREIGVWIIVFSMFFYPIVESAIEERFFMLVMSFNGLFKAIGVLIVYKILKINSKIKA from the coding sequence TTGATCTTTTTTTTGATATTTCTAATATTGATCTTGATGATTTATGCTTATTTTTCAACTGGTAGAGATATATTATCACCTTGGCTAATTTCGTGTACCATGTATCTAATTAGTATTATTGTAGTTGCAATAAATGACTGGAATATAGAAATAAGTCTAAAAACAATTTTAACAATAATAAGTGCCTTGATTTTATTTGGTTTAGGCGAACTTATCGTTAGATATACTATTGGAAATAAACAAGAGGAATTTTATCTTACAATTGAATATTCAAGAGAAAAGGCTTTGGAGATTCCTAAATATATACTTGTAGTAACTTCAATTTTTATGTTAGTCGTTTTGTATTGGTATTTCAATGAAACCTATAGAATATCATTGATTGGTGGTAATCCAGGCGGCTATAGTATGATGCTGAAATATGCTAGAAGTGCTAGTGCAACAAATAGTATAAATACTATTTTGACACTATTATTGGCAATTTGTATGTCAATAGCATATGTTTTCATTTTCATAATTTTATACAATATTATTTATTTTGGTAAAAGAACCCAATGGAAAATTTTCTTTATTCCGCTGCTGCTTTTTATATGTCAACTTACATTAACTACTGGAAGACAGGTGTTCATTCAATTAATAAGTACTACTATTATAATGAGTTATATTCTTGTTAAATATAAAAGTAATTGGAGAGGGGGAAATACAAAACTATTATATATAGGAGTGTTTTCAATCGGTATATTCTTAGCAGGTTTTTTTGCTCTTGGGTTTTTAACAAATAAAAGTTTTTTGGGGTTTAGTACAACTATTTCACTTTATCTAGGTGGATCAATAGTTGGTTTGAACCATTACTTACAATCTCCTTTTTCCGACTCTAGTTATTTTGGTGGGCATACTTTGTTTGGCCTATACTCATCGCTCGGACAAATGGGGTTTGACATACCAAAATTAAATGCTCCATTAGATTTTTTTTTAATAGGTAATAATGGAGTGAATATTTATACTCCTTTAGCAAGGTATATTCAAGATTTTTCGTTCAATGGTATGTTGCTCATCCAGTTTTTCCTTGGAGTCTTTTTCTCAAGTGCACTAATGTTTGTAAAAAAACAACGGGAAATTGGTGTTTGGATTATAGTGTTTTCAATGTTTTTTTACCCTATTGTTGAGTCAGCTATTGAAGAACGCTTTTTTATGTTGGTAATGTCATTTAATGGGTTGTTCAAGGCTATTGGAGTGCTTATAGTATATAAAATTCTTAAAATAAATTCGAAAATAAAAGCATAA
- the rfbC gene encoding dTDP-4-dehydrorhamnose 3,5-epimerase: protein MKLTETALPGVFIVEPAVFGDHRGWFMETFSDAKFREQGIDIAFVQDNQSYSATKGTLRGLHYQLNPKAQTKLVRCTRGVIFDVAVDVRHGSPTYSKWFGIELSAENKKQLLIPKGFAHGFMTLTEDVEVQYKCDELYAPECDGGILWNDPAIGIEWPLHVTPVLSGKDEQAPVLKDAILNFTYNN from the coding sequence ATGAAGTTAACAGAAACGGCGCTCCCTGGCGTATTTATCGTGGAACCTGCGGTGTTCGGTGACCACCGGGGATGGTTTATGGAGACGTTCAGTGATGCGAAATTTAGAGAGCAGGGCATTGATATAGCTTTTGTACAGGATAATCAGTCGTATTCAGCTACCAAAGGGACCTTGCGTGGACTACATTATCAGCTGAATCCTAAAGCTCAGACGAAGCTGGTCCGCTGCACGCGTGGAGTTATATTCGATGTGGCGGTGGATGTCAGACATGGCAGTCCCACGTACAGCAAGTGGTTTGGAATTGAACTGAGTGCCGAGAATAAGAAGCAGCTGCTGATCCCCAAAGGGTTCGCCCATGGGTTCATGACGCTGACTGAGGATGTTGAAGTTCAGTATAAATGTGATGAGCTCTATGCTCCGGAATGTGATGGCGGTATTCTGTGGAATGATCCTGCCATTGGAATAGAGTGGCCGTTACATGTTACTCCAGTACTATCCGGCAAAGACGAGCAGGCTCCTGTATTGAAAGATGCTATTCTAAACTTTACCTATAATAACTGA
- a CDS encoding glycosyltransferase family 2 protein, protein MHKVQVLLSTYNGERFLREQLDSLLRQEDVSIQITVRDDGSTDSTLEILNEYKVRGEIVFFSEANTGYQLSFLKLASYCLNTADYYAFCDQDDLWHPRKIITAINKLEKSKTKGCKLYFSNLIIVDEKLKEIGLKDYSQMKKTLGSAMVRFNISGCTMVFNNELLKIATRGICLRENISSHDAWFYKVCLSLGGDLIFDPNSYIYYRQHGGNVTGVRQGLLKRFSKELKGFTSQKNNRSQIAKVILNEYIDLIPEENLDLLREIANYKNSYSNTLGLLFNKKLKFGRLSVDALTKLSVVLRSY, encoded by the coding sequence ATGCATAAGGTACAAGTTCTTCTCTCGACATATAATGGGGAACGCTTTTTAAGAGAACAGCTAGATAGTTTGTTACGTCAAGAAGATGTTTCGATACAAATAACTGTAAGAGATGATGGTTCTACGGACTCTACGTTAGAAATATTGAATGAATACAAGGTAAGGGGAGAGATAGTTTTTTTTTCAGAAGCCAACACGGGTTATCAATTAAGTTTTCTTAAATTGGCTTCTTACTGTTTGAATACCGCAGATTATTATGCATTTTGTGATCAGGATGACCTGTGGCATCCTCGAAAAATAATTACTGCAATTAATAAGTTGGAAAAATCTAAAACTAAGGGCTGCAAGCTTTATTTTTCAAATTTGATTATTGTAGATGAAAAGTTAAAAGAAATAGGCCTGAAAGATTATAGCCAAATGAAAAAAACGCTTGGTAGTGCGATGGTACGGTTTAATATTTCAGGATGTACTATGGTTTTTAATAATGAACTACTAAAAATAGCAACAAGGGGTATCTGCTTAAGGGAAAACATTAGTAGCCACGATGCATGGTTTTATAAAGTGTGTCTGAGCTTAGGGGGGGATTTGATATTTGATCCTAATTCATATATATATTATCGTCAACATGGTGGAAATGTAACTGGGGTGCGACAAGGGCTATTAAAAAGATTCTCTAAAGAATTAAAAGGATTTACTTCACAAAAGAATAATAGATCTCAAATAGCTAAAGTTATATTGAATGAATATATCGATTTAATCCCAGAAGAAAACCTGGATCTCTTGAGGGAGATTGCTAACTATAAGAATTCATATTCCAATACACTAGGTTTGCTTTTTAACAAAAAGCTTAAGTTTGGTAGGCTTTCAGTAGATGCTTTAACTAAGTTATCAGTTGTTCTAAGATCCTATTAA
- a CDS encoding lipopolysaccharide biosynthesis protein, with translation MKNNNENNMIKNLFFAFIAQIISLLLSVVMSLFVPQILNIHEFSYWQLFIFYSGYSGFFHLGLNDGIYLREGGRSYKDLNVKLINGQFRVSLLFHFLLTLIITFYAFIFIEDQSRRIVWIATGIYLPLFNANGFMGYIFQAVNRTKIYSISVIVDKIFFIIVALCLVFLRVEYFEIFISMYILSKLIALCYCCWQGREIIFSKTETLKIVFKEILVNTSVGINLMFSNIAGSLVLGIGRIIIDRVWGIVAFGKISFSVILTYFFLTFIGQISMVLFPALRQVNRESLKKFYTLSSDVLNIILPSIFVLYIPLKYLLLTFLPEYKDSLDYLILFLPVCLFDGKMNMLCSTYFKVLRKEKFLLRVNVLSLLVSVTFCLLGAYAFNNLNVVIVSMVISIAIRSFISELYLSKLMGTKIMKNIVSEWILILIFICSNWFFSPLLAFVTYLVMYIFYCVIHSKKIFSILTTTKLLVGYKK, from the coding sequence ATGAAAAATAATAATGAAAACAACATGATTAAGAATTTGTTTTTTGCTTTTATTGCACAAATAATTTCACTTTTATTAAGTGTTGTTATGTCTTTATTTGTTCCACAAATTCTGAATATACATGAATTTAGTTATTGGCAACTATTTATTTTTTATTCAGGATACAGCGGATTTTTTCATCTTGGTTTAAACGATGGTATCTATTTGCGAGAGGGAGGCAGAAGTTATAAGGATTTAAACGTGAAGCTAATAAATGGACAATTTAGAGTTTCATTGCTCTTTCATTTTCTGCTTACGTTGATTATTACGTTTTACGCTTTTATATTTATTGAGGATCAGAGTAGAAGAATTGTTTGGATTGCCACTGGAATATATTTGCCGTTATTTAATGCTAACGGGTTTATGGGTTATATTTTTCAGGCTGTAAATAGGACGAAAATATATTCAATATCTGTTATTGTTGATAAGATCTTTTTTATCATAGTTGCACTATGTCTAGTATTTTTAAGAGTTGAATATTTTGAGATATTTATATCCATGTATATTTTAAGTAAGTTAATAGCATTATGTTATTGTTGTTGGCAAGGGAGGGAGATAATTTTTTCTAAAACTGAAACTCTTAAAATAGTTTTTAAAGAAATACTAGTAAATACATCTGTTGGAATTAATCTAATGTTTTCGAATATTGCTGGTTCTCTAGTTCTTGGAATTGGAAGAATTATAATAGATAGAGTTTGGGGAATTGTTGCTTTCGGGAAAATCTCATTTTCAGTGATACTAACATATTTTTTCTTAACATTCATTGGGCAAATAAGTATGGTGCTCTTCCCTGCGCTTAGACAAGTTAATAGAGAAAGTTTAAAGAAATTTTATACTTTATCAAGTGATGTTCTAAATATTATATTGCCAAGCATATTTGTATTATATATTCCCTTAAAATATTTGTTACTGACTTTCTTGCCTGAATACAAAGATAGTTTGGATTATTTGATCCTTTTCTTACCAGTTTGTTTATTTGATGGGAAAATGAATATGCTGTGTTCTACATATTTTAAAGTTCTAAGAAAAGAAAAATTTCTTCTTAGAGTAAATGTGTTAAGCCTTTTAGTGAGTGTAACTTTTTGTTTGCTGGGAGCATATGCTTTTAATAATCTTAATGTAGTTATCGTATCTATGGTGATTTCGATAGCAATTAGAAGTTTTATTTCCGAACTGTATCTATCTAAGTTAATGGGAACAAAAATTATGAAAAATATAGTTAGTGAATGGATACTTATTCTTATTTTCATATGCTCTAATTGGTTTTTTTCACCATTATTAGCTTTTGTTACATATTTAGTTATGTATATATTTTATTGTGTCATCCATTCAAAAAAAATATTTTCTATTTTGACAACTACTAAATTATTAGTTGGCTATAAAAAATAA
- a CDS encoding glycosyltransferase, producing MERIAAGIILFNPELTRLKENIEAIFNQVELIIMIDNNSANIDIVERECSIYNKIILIKNDENRGIAAALNQAMNYCKTNGYKWVITLDQDSICPLNMVEEYQKYLNIPNVAIVSPTIEDRNKEPIELNKSKIEYEFINKCITSGALTNVEAWGGIGGFDELMFIDLVDFDYCIRLKKTGYEIIKLNNIKLIHEIGNIVQRRIFKWKINIGNHSDIRKYHMSKNILYFSRKHKRFGSIFVGYLRIIKLFILTIVYEKNKVKKGKAILKGVRNYRELTIYLK from the coding sequence ATGGAAAGAATTGCTGCAGGAATTATTTTATTTAATCCTGAATTAACTAGACTTAAAGAAAATATAGAAGCTATTTTTAATCAAGTTGAGTTAATTATAATGATTGACAATAATTCAGCTAATATAGATATAGTGGAGCGAGAATGTTCAATATATAACAAAATTATTCTTATAAAAAATGATGAAAATAGGGGAATTGCAGCTGCTCTTAACCAAGCTATGAATTATTGTAAAACCAATGGTTATAAATGGGTTATTACTCTCGATCAAGATTCAATTTGCCCGTTGAATATGGTGGAAGAGTATCAAAAATATTTGAATATTCCTAATGTGGCTATTGTATCCCCTACTATTGAAGATAGAAACAAGGAACCAATTGAATTAAATAAAAGCAAAATTGAATATGAGTTTATAAATAAATGTATTACATCTGGAGCATTAACAAATGTTGAGGCTTGGGGGGGGATTGGGGGATTTGATGAACTTATGTTTATTGATTTAGTCGATTTTGATTATTGTATTAGATTGAAAAAAACTGGCTATGAAATCATTAAGCTGAATAATATAAAGTTAATTCATGAAATCGGTAATATAGTCCAAAGGAGAATCTTTAAATGGAAAATAAATATTGGAAATCATTCAGATATAAGAAAATATCATATGAGCAAAAATATCTTATATTTTTCTAGAAAACACAAAAGATTTGGAAGTATATTTGTTGGATACTTAAGAATAATAAAATTATTTATTTTAACAATAGTTTATGAAAAAAATAAAGTGAAAAAAGGAAAGGCTATTCTTAAAGGAGTAAGGAATTATAGGGAATTGACTATTTATCTTAAGTAA